From the genome of Dermochelys coriacea isolate rDerCor1 chromosome 1, rDerCor1.pri.v4, whole genome shotgun sequence:
CCGTGCATTTACTGACTTTTGTAAAGAACCCAGgaggaaaagggagaggaaataaTATGGCTGATAAAAGTGCACAGGCTAAAGGAGGGTCAGAGAGGACTAGCATGAGACCTAGTGGGGCATCTGAAGAAACTAAGAATGATGCAGTTACAATTTCTGGGATAGCAGTATTCTACATAAGACAAATATGTACAGGTTCTTTATTTTAAACTCTTGTAACTTTGCACCTTATTCCAACtactaaataaatatattttgttttacgGCATCCGTTAGACAATATCCCTAGTCACAGGTTCCTCAAAAGGAGAAAACACAAGTGTCCAAAACCAAGTCAACCTTCAGTAATAAGTGGTTGATAGGGAAGCAGGTATGCTACTCCATGCCTATCTAAGAGAAGAATTGTTTGATTCCATCCCAAAACAGATGAAGACAAAAAGCCTAACACTTCAGGGGGTGAGTCACTCAAACACCACAAAGAAAACAGAGTTGCAACTAGTAATGATGACACTGGTCTTCTAAGTTTTTTACTTGTATAGTTTGTTGATTTTTCTAAAATTTCAGTATACCTCTTTAAGTGTTCCATTATTTAATTATTCTGAGATATACTGTAAgaatgggctggggaggggggggagattTTGCAGTGTATCACTTgctcaaagaaaaaataaacaatctCTCTGCCTAACTTAAAATGAGAATCCACAATCTGAATTTTGGGTTTATATGGACTtattctctagagcagtggtctccaacgtatttatgcacaagatcactttttgaatttaagtgcaatcCAGCATCTACCCCACCCAGCTCAGTCCATCCCCCCCGCTCTCTCtgttgctcattttcactgggcagGGATTCGGGaaggggcgcaggctctgggctggggctgatggTTTccgagtgtgggagggggctctgggctgagcctggagcacgagattggggtgcaggagagggtgaggagtgcatgctctggaagggagtttgggtgcaggagggggctccaggctagggcagtgttggggtgcaggagggggtacggggcgctggctccaggagggggctcagaggtgGGGTGCAGGCTTCCGCTGGACGGCACTTACATCAGTCAGCAACacagcggagctaaggcaggctccctgcttgctccagccccatgccactcccagaaggggCTGATGTGCCCCTGCAGGGTGGCGGCACATGGCTCCGTTCGCTGCccctctgcaggcactgcccctgcagctcccttggCCAccgttcctagccaatgggagttacAGGGGCAGTGACTGCAGGCAGGAGCAATGCACAGAGACCCCTTCCCCCCGAGGCCGTGCCTGCCACTTCCGAGGGGCACAGGGCTGgagcatgcagggagcctgccttagcagcagcactgctataCCGCCAGACTTTCTGCGGCCGGAGATCGCGATCAACTGGGAAAGTCTCCAGGACCTACAAGTTGACTGCGATCGATCACTTGGTGACCCCTGCTCTATAGTTTCtaaacatttctgaaatactGTCGATAAAATAGAACGTTACATCTTTCAGTAACATGATaatgctgacaggtttcagagtagcagccgtgttagtctgtatttgcaaaaagaaaaaggaggacttgtggcaccttagagactaacaaatttattggagcagaagctttcggtccgatgaagtgagctgtagctcacgaaagcttctgctctaataaatgtgttagtctctaaggtgccacaagtcctcctttcctttttatgaTAATGCTGAAGAGCTACTTCAGAGGAATGTTGTTAATATTTAAGCTAAAGactttgtcatggttatttttagtaagtcacagAAAGGTTGTGAGCAATAAACAAATGCATGGAAGCCTGTGATTTGTCTGGGACTTTTACTAGAAATAATGGGGAGAGGGCCTTTGCCAGCCAGTCCCCAGGGCCGGGGCCGTTTCTCCCAGGTGCCTGCAGCTGCCGGGGGGGGCAGGCCCCAGCCGGGGCTCAGGAGACCGCGGCTCAGCTTCTCGCCCGCCCAGGGCTCCCTGCGCTAGTGCCCCGGCCAGGCCGCCCCAGGCTCGCGCGGAGGCGCGCGCGCCGCAGCCGGGCTGTGGTCCCGGAGAGAGGAAAACACCGGCCGGGTCTCTGGGGTCCGAGCCGCCAGCCGGAGTTTACGGCCACTGTCGCGAGCGGGGGCTGACGGTTGCTAAGGGGGGAGCCCGGCGCGCTGACGTCACTTACGATGGAGGAGCAGGAGGGCAGGAGGATTTTGAGAAGGTTGCACAGGAACACCGAACTCAGCACGAGCAGCCACGCGCCGCTCTCCGCCATCACCCGCCCACCCCTCGCAGCCGCCACGGAGCTACCGTTACTGCAAGGCCCACGCGGCCGCCATTGCCCAGCCGGACTTCTCCGCCTCCTGGCATTGCGCATGCgcaccccccgcccctgccccctccctgctccagcacCGAGGGCAAGCGGGACGGAAGGCGTGGCCACGTGAGGGACCTTGACCAATCAGGTGGGtgctcatccccctcccccctcgcCGGAGTGATGGGCCACGCCCTGGAGTCAGCCACAGGGCCCGCCCAGGGACTTCGAAAGCAGCCCCGCGGGAGACTCGGCCCAATGGGCGTGCGCGGCCGCCAGTGAATGGGACGCGCCCCCTCCCTGCTAATCCGGCTGGATCCTGTTGCAGCACCGCTGGCgctgctgggatgggggaagggcgGGCGAGCGAGCTCCCACCACTGCGCAGCGAGACGAAGATTCACGCACAGGCAGCAGCCGCTCGCGGGGAGCAGCAGAGACCTCAGCTGGACCAGCGAGTTGTTGGTCGGAACCACCGCGCGTCATGCCGCGGAGAAAGGTGCGGGCTGAAGCCGCTCCCCTCAGCACCGAGCCGCCGACCGGACGCTGCGGTGCCGGGCTAACCCCGCAAATTCGCCGGGCTCGCCTGCCACTGGCTTCAGGGGGCTTTGGGTCAAACGGCGCCCGGAGCATCAGCGCCCCCCTGCTCGCCGGCCGGACCCGCCAGCCTGTCTCGGCGCTGAGCCACCGCGCGGCCCTTCTCCCGACCCGCGGCTGCTGCGTCACTCGAATGTTTTTGTAGCCGTTGAACGCGACGGCGCTCGGGGTTCGAAATCCGAACGCGGCGGCGGGAAGGGGGCGTGTGTCCTGACGTTCCTCAGCCGTGAccgcccctggggagggggaggaaaccGGGGCTTCGCGCTTGCGCACGTGTTGGTTCGCTCACTCCCCTGTGCGTCTTCGTTTGCAGGTGAACGCGGCCGAAGCGGAGGCGCGGGAGGAGGTAAGGGCCGGGCTCCCTGCGCGGGCTCCTCGGggcgggcgcggggcggggcggggatcCGACTCTCACgctgtctctgtctctccttcTAGCCCAAGAGGCGGTCTGCGCGCCTGTCAGCTGTAAGTATAGACATCCCCCGGCTGCCCCTTCCTAGGCGCCGTGTGTGTGGCGAGCACTAAACCTGCTTCTCTTTCCAGAAACCTACCCCCGCCAAAGCCGAGCCCAAACCAAAgaaggcggcggcggcagcagccgCAGCAAAGGTGAGTGAGACGCACCTGTGAATGACACAGACTGTCCCTGTCTGCCTTGGTCGACACACCAATGTCCCGTTGGTTTGATGATACAGCTGGATCTAGGACAGATTTCATTTAGATGCTGCTTTTAACTTACCTGGCTTCCAGGGAGCACCTAGGTAGCAATGTGCACTCATGAGATGGATTCCAAACAACTATTTTTACCAAGTTATCTATCTTGAGATCAGAACTTCCAAAGAATGTACGTAtgaatttatccttcttaaacatgggagaccggaACTACACACGGTATTCCAaaggaggtctcaccagtgccttgtataatggaactaaaacctccttatccctagtgGAAATCCCTCTTCTGAttcatcccaaaaccacattagctttttccacagccatatcacattggcagcttatagtcatcctatgatcaaccaatactccaaggtccttctcctcctccattatttctaattgatgcgtccccagcttataactaaaattcttgttattaattcctaaatgcataaccttacacttctcaccattaaatttcatcctattactcttactccagtttacaacgTCATCCAGATTCTCCTTTATGATATCcggatccttctctaaattggcaatacctcccaactttgtgtcatccacaaactttattggcgcacacccactttttgtgccaaggtcagtaataaaaagattaaataagattggtcccaaaactgattctccaggaactccactggtaaccttcctccagtctgacagttcacctttcagtaggacccgttgcagtctcccctttaacaaattccttatccacctttcagtgttcatattgatccccatcttttccaatttaattaataattccccatgtggcacagtatcaaacgctttactgaaatctaggtaaattagatacattgcgtttcctttgtctaaaaaatctgctcctttctcaaagaaggagatcaggttggtttggcacgatctaccttttgtaaaaccatgttgtattttgtcccatttaccattgacttcaatgtccttaactacttactccttcaaaattttttccaagaccttgcatactacagatgtcaaactaacagccctgtagttacccggatcgctttttttttacctttcttaaaaataggaactatgttagcaattctccaatcatacggtacaacttctgagtttacagactcattaaaaattcttgctaatgggcttgcaatttcaggtgccaattcctttaatattcttcgatgaagattatctgggccccccattAAGTTgttttgagtttcgcttctacctcagatatggtaatatctacctccatatcctcattcccatttgtcgtgctacccattatccctaagatcctctttagccttattaaagattgaggcaaagtatttgtttagatattgggccatgcctagattatccttgacctacactccatcctcagtgtttagcggtcccatttcttctttctttgatttcttcttatttatatggctatagaaccttttactattggttttaattccccttgcaaggtctaactctacttgacttttagcctgtctcactttatccctacgcgttctgacctcaataaggtagctttccttgctgatccctcctgtcttccactccctgtatgctttctgctttttcttaatcacctctctgagatgcttgctcatccaacttggtctacaactcttgcctatgaatttttcccctttcttggtatgcaggcttccgatagcttctgcagctttgaattaaagtaatcccaggcctcctctacctttagatccataaattcttcagtccaatccacttccctaactaatttccttaatttttgaaagtcagcccttttgaaatcaaaaaccctagttgcagatttatttttgttaatctttccattcagtttgaactgaattagctcatgaccaCTTGCACCAAGAttattccctacaaccatttcttctatgaggtcctcactactcaccaaaaccaaatctaaaatgtcatcccctctagtcgttcagcagctacttgatgaaggaatccatcagctactGCATCTAGGAAaacctgagccctattattattactagcactggtcctccagtctatatctgggaagttagtctcccatgatcacgcattTTCcgttaatatttactttattaaaaaacattaaaaagggctctatccatatccaaattagatcccggcggtctatagcataccccaagcactatcccaggggagtctctactagttttcttccccaacgtaatttttgcccagacggactttgtcttatccattctatcgcttcttatttctttacattctacctcatcattgatatacaatgctattccactACCTTTAcgtttatttcggtctttcctaaacagcacataccgttcaatacctgtagtccagtcatgactactattccactatgtttctgttatccctgtaatatctggtttcacttcctgcaccagtagctctagtttctccattttgttacctaggctccttgcattggtgtacaaacatcttaatttttgctgtttgaccttgctcacattctgtacctattagacacagtcattctacagccagtataacgtattagactggtatccacactgcccttcctcctaatatacattctcctacgcatggctgtatcttttcttactttgttttcttccctctcaatgctaaaatctggcgtggagattacctggacatctcccaatcatctcccccaaattcctagtttaaagctctatttatcagttgtgccagcttccatcctagaagtctatttccttccctactcagatgaagtccatcccaagagaagtgtcctttgtccatgaatgcctcccagtggccatacatcccaaagccctccttatagcaccactgcctaagccatctgttgacagtcataatcttgtcacacctttgttgcccttctctaggaacaggcagaatcccactaaagatcacctgagcctcgatttccttaagcgtcttccctagcctagcatagtctcccttaatacatTTCAGCGaaaatctagccgtatcatttgttcccacatgaaggataattaggggattcttttctgttccctttaggatccttttcaacctcaggtctacatcccatatcttagcacctggaagacagcacacatttctattctctggatcagctctggttacagccttgtctattcttctcagtaaagagtccccgatcacatggacctgtcttttcctggtgacagtgctgttctccagtctgtcccctgttccctctggctgcaagttctttccattcctattctcccttgtaatcctcttcaacccatcctgtatcctcctggggctcatatttggtgtagtctcccttgactcttccccttttcctataggactagccgctcttctcttcttccttgcccttgcaccttcagcgactacctgctgagccccttcttcattttccaattctgcaaacctgttcttgagctctatttctccttcactagcctgtgttttcctctgcctggttcttttagtcacatgcttccactgagcactttcctcacccagtctcccctcagaattccccagccctgcttccatctgcaagtctgagcttttcctttcagatacctcatgtcttttctccatcatctgctcaaaccccttcctaaactcaaccagactttccacctgcatctccagacctcggatcttttcctccatcagctctatcagacggcatttcatgcagacaaaacttaccaggtcccccctccaggatcatgtacataccacagcttccacatccagtcatcctcattgtgtcttccactacagaagtcactcccacagctgcttctgtatctgtcatagccttcccacctacgtcctgttaatctgggaaccacaaaccacacaaaaaCACCGCCACCACCCACttttccaacagaactcccactcaaactcccctgtttacagctctctttgctggctcctgtgccgctgagCTGTCTGTGTGTTTTAGTAGTGTTGATTTGTTTTGATATCAAAGGGCAActacatataaaaatatttcatgtcTTTATTGCTACGTGAACGGGAATGTGTGTATACTTGCATTTTAAAAGACTGCATAGAAATTCTTAGTTTAACTTTACAAAATGGTTTTTGGACTTGTATTGAATTCATTATTAACTCAGGGTATGTATCTgtgcagctgtactgatgcagctgcgctcCTATAGTTCATCTGGTGAAGACCATTCTATGTAATATATAGACACATACATGAAATAGGGAAAATATCCCATTTTCTAGTGAATTTAATCTTGGTTATGTAAAATAAAGTTCTTAAGTTACAGCTGTGAAATAATTTAGTGTTCTGACAGTATTTTCTGTAAATGTACTTGTGAAGGAAATATGACTATATGTGACGGTCCTAACCAGTAGGCTTGCAGTATGCAAATGAACTGAGACAGTCTATTTGGGTTATCATCCATAATTTTACCCATTATACATGATTTAATAaatcttcaaattaaaaaaatgactCGTCTCTGGATCTCTATTTTAGAAAGATGCATGAAGATTTGGTGTATAGAAGCTTTTTAGATTAAGTTTATATAATAttgaatgttttaaatgaaaaagtagGAAAGCTGTGAAGAATGGTTAAATGTGTGTCTTAGATTTTGCTAATATTCCCAATAAATATGTTCATTCGCTTAGCTATTGTGTCTAGAAACCCATCCTTTGTGGTTTACTTATAGTATTTGTATATATAATAACAATTGCCTGATAAATCCTGTTCTTATTGCATAATACTGTTCTACAAATAAATGGCTGTGCAAAGTGTTGAAGTATAGTAGTGTTCTAACTAAGAAGTCTATCCTTTAGATAAGTGAAGGCATTACATCCTCTTCTTTGCCTCTTTTCTTACTAATACAGCATTATTAACAGTGAATTCCTTAGTCCTTTTGTCTAAAAACAAGCAATCTTAATCTGCTATTTCATTATAGTTAATGGCATCAATAAAATTTTTATATTAACTCCATATTgctatattaaatattttcaaaccgtGGATATCAGCTGAAGCATTCATTAGAATGCAACTAAATGATAAAGTTGGGAAGTTTGTACGGGAAGtttgtactgtttttttttttttaaagaaaatattatttccattgggttggaagaaacctctaGCTTAACCATACTGGTTTGGgcaaaaaaatataaaacctaTGTCagatgactgttgaatgtgctcTTGAAAACATTTTAATGCATTATTAAACTTCTTCCATTAAATTATAAAAAGAGGATAAAAGCTTGATGTGTTTAGTCCTTCTATTTCAGAAGCACCATCCATTATTCGGGCTGTTAggcgattaaaaaaattgattgcaattaatcatgctgttaaacaataatagaataccatttatttacatgttttgggatattttctacatttttaaatgtattgatttcaattacaacagggATTACAAAGCGTACGGTGCTCGCTTTATATTTTTggttacaagtatttgcaccgtaaaaaacGCAGAGAAATaatttcagttcatctcatacaagtactgtagtgcaatctctttatcgtgaaagtttaACTTGCAAATGCAAAATTATGTACAagaaaacctgcattcaaaaataaaactatgtaaaactttagagcctgaaagtccactcagtcctacttcttgttcagccaatcgctcggacaaataagtttgtttacatttgcaagagatatgctgcctgcttcttgtttacaatgtcacttgaaagtgagaacaggcattctcatggcactgttgcagccagcgtcacaagatatttgtgtgccagatgcactaaagattcatatgtcccttcatgcttcaactaccattccaggggacatgtgtccatgctgatgacaggttctgctcgataacaatccaaagcagtgcagaccaacgcatgttcattttcattatctgagtcagatgcaccagcagaaggttgatttttcttttttggtggtttgggttctgtagtttccgcatcggagtgttactcttttttaagacttctgaaagcatgttccacagcttgtcccactcagattttggaaggcacttccaATTCTTAAACATTGGGTCAAGTACTGTAGctgtttttagaaatctcacattggtaccttctggatgttttgtcaaatctgcagtgaaagcgatcttaaaatgaacaacatgtgctgggtcatcatccgagactgctataacatgaaatatatggcagaatgcgggtaaaacagagcaggagacatacaattctcccccaaggagttcagtcacatttatttaatgcattatttttttaacgagcatcatcagcatggaagcatgtcctcttgaATGGTGTCTGAAGCATGAAGCGGCattatttagcatatctggcacgtaaatatcttgcaaagctggctacaaaagtgcacTGAAAATGTCTGTCTGTTCTCAATTTCTGGTGACGTAActaagaaatgggcagcattatgtcctgtaaatgtaaacaaacttgtttgtctgagcaactggctgaacaaaaattagggctgagtggacttctaggctctgaagttttattttgtttttgagtgcagttatgtaacaaaactacatttataagttgcactttcacggcagaaagattgcactacagtacttgtatgaggtgaattgaaaaataccatttcttttgtttctcatttttgcattgtaaatatttgtaataaaaaatatacgctttgatttcaattagaacacagaatactctgtgtgtgtgtgtgtatatataatataatatataaaaaatgtagaaaaaatccaatattaatatatttcaattggtattctattgtttaactttgcgatttaaaactgcaattaatcatgattaattttttaatcatgtttagggggtttttttgagttaattgtgtgagttaactgcaattaatcgacagccctaattattatttgttacaATATTAGCATAGAAAAGTCATGGACTTTGCAAGCGTCTCTGTGCAATTCTACCAATGCATTTCACTTCTGTCTTCCAGCATGTATTTTCCTCAGTGTTAAGCCTCTCAAATAGGTTGCCATTCATCAAATTGTATAGTGGTTGTGTGGAGGTAGTTATAGGGTCTGAGAAACCACTACTAACCTTCTtacaaatattttagtttttgatCCCAGTTTGACACTCTCTTCTTTCTGGTACGGAGATAATTTTTTTCCTATATATCTATGGAAACCTCCTTCACTGGTTATGGAGCATATAGTTTCTGAGGTTTTTTTGTGATATTGAGAATTAGTAACCAACCTGTTTTAAAAGGTGATCTAAATTCTTACATTCATTTAATTGTAGGATAAATCTGAGGACAGGAAAGCTcaatcaaaggggaaaaaaggaccaAAAGGAAAACAGATTGAGGGGACtaatcaagaagaaacaaaagacAACTTGCCTGCAGAAAATGGAGAAATTAACAGTGTGGAGGTATAGTAGTAGCTTTAGTCTTAACCTAGACAAAAAATTAGCTCTTGATTATGAAGAGTTCATATAATGTAATGCACTAGTTAATCTAAACATCTATCAAACATCAGATTTAGTTTCTGCAAAATCTAAGATATAAATGTATGTTGCTGAGATTTTCATAGCAGCCTAGGGGATTTAGCCAGGCATGttctattaactttaatggaagaTATATAGCTACCAGAACTGGTGTGAAAATTCATTTGAatcttttcctgtggaaaaatgaGACATTTTCATAACTCAATTTCCATTGAATATAGCTTTCAGTAAAAACTCAAAATGAAAAGATTTCAGCCAAATGTGGCAATAgagcctcatgggagttgtagtttgctCCTCATGTGCCCCATCTCTTtgggctgtgattcccagctggagtacatctcccataatgcacaaTGGCCAGGAACTTCACGTTGCACACAGACCTCATTCAGAGAGGAGACTGGTGCATTATGGAAGATGTGTATCTGGGGTCCCAGCCCATGGAAGAGTGAGGACACAAGGAGCAAACTACAACCCATGAAGTGCTACAACTAGTCAAAAACAACGTTTTCTGCAGAAAGTGAGAAACATCTCACAAAAATTCCATTATGTTAAccaacaccctcccctcccaatagctgacagaaaattttcaaccagcctcAGTGGCTTTGTCCTCTGACTGATCTGAAAATCTCTAATAGTTTCTAGtcttcatggttgcaaagaaataCTCTAGAAGGATAACTGCTGCAAATTCAAAGAAGACTTTTTAGAGCTATTTTCAGGCTGTCTGAAATGTCAACTGCTTCGTTCATCTCAGTGGGATGTTAATCTGACTTAGTGTCCGTAGGCTCAATACTTACTTTCTAAATAACTTGATAATTGCAATTATACACCTAGCTGTTGCTTATTAAAACTGAGCATGCACATTGATTAATATCTGAAAATGGCCAAACCAAGGTCAGAAATAGTATTTGTTGaatgtaactgttgttcttcaagtgaTGATGTCCCTATGGGTACTCCATTGTAGATGTGGCAGTGCCCCCTGTGCCTGGGATCGGAAATCTTCAGCAGTGCCCATTGAACTGCACATGTGCACCTCCCCCTGTCGCGCTATGAGCGGGACatgtgcatatacacacacacacacacacagagctagcGGATCTCCTTTACCTTCAGTAGATGGTACCTTACCTGTCAgttttagggctggtctacactactgcgataaatcgatctaagttatgcaacttcagttaaAGTGAACAACGTAACTGAAGTAGACGTAGTTGTATCCACTTACCACGGTGGCTACACTATGCtctgtcgatgggagagcatctcctgtggACTTCCCTTATGCTTCTCGGAGAGGTGGAGTACACAAATGGATGGGTGAGTGCTCTCCCATGGATTTAGTGTGTTTTCAGTTAAAATCGCTGCATCACAGTTAAATCGATGCacttgctgcatcaattgcagcagtgctgATCTACCACTAAGTGTAGACATGTTGAGTGTAGTTAGTACTACTGCTTTCTTCTAtcaaaaaaattgttgtttttgctttatttttattgttacttCATAGCTTAGGTTTCTGCTTCCCATTTGGGAAGCTTTTTCCCTCAACCGTATGCCTGGATCTCCCAGTTTTAAGTGATGCATCTCCTGCTGGACTGAATTCTTGGTAACGGATGGCCACCCACAGTGCATTGGCTGCCTGGGAGAGGGACATATCCGACAAAAGTATTCCCACTGCCACGACTTGACTGCCAGGGCCAGAAAAGACCAGGATATTCAGTTAAGACTTCTTCTCAAGGAGAAATCACTACATCCAGCATCAGACCCAATGACAGACTCTCCCCATGTGGCCATCTCACTCTGTCAGGTTGTCTGCCAAGCCTCATTCCCTGTGTCCCTCTAAAATTAATCTTTGACCAGAAGAAACGGACATCCTCACCATAGTCTGAGGCATAGCCTGCCAGAACACCATCCCCATGAAGTGTGTTGTCTGAAGATCCTCTGACAGGGGACATAGCTCCCCAGCCCATCTGAGTACTTCCGGCACCAGCACAAAACAACCGTCTAAAGACCCTAACTGAGCAGACCTGCACCCCTTGGCACTGTCTTTCGGCTCTGGAGACCAAGACAGACCATATTCAGGAGCTATGGCACCCACAAAACAGTCAGCAGAGAGCAAGGCCTCCGCCAGTGCCAGCAAGTCCTCTGTGCTGGGTAAATCTTCAGCTCCACCTACTGGCAAGTGAAGGGAATGCATCTCTCCTTTGGCACCAAATTGTGCACGGGTACCAATGGTGGTCCTTCCTTCACAGGAATT
Proteins encoded in this window:
- the HMGN1 gene encoding non-histone chromosomal protein HMG-14 translates to MPRRKVNAAEAEAREEPKRRSARLSAKPTPAKAEPKPKKAAAAAAAAKDKSEDRKAQSKGKKGPKGKQIEGTNQEETKDNLPAENGEINSVEVPGSDAAREKEAKSQ